One genomic region from Calditrichia bacterium encodes:
- a CDS encoding SGNH/GDSL hydrolase family protein yields the protein MKTTRNLLIIVLLFLFACSTDHGPESKFLRGRILILGDSITHTGIFVSFLEYELARKFPEAEMDIIAIGLSSETASCQTESDREFPRPCVHERLDSALDKLKPDVVFSCYGMNDGLYTTQSPENMQAYQNGITKLMEKVFATGAKLVLLTPPPFDPLAAKEKVTCSDSAGYNYFHPYCHYDSVLADYADWTMTLKNENLATIDLNAVMTGFIREQRKTESTFVLSPDGVHPDSAGHWLMARTILNALGVDSENGNIAAVAAEKSRTPLFKKIDERRTILSDAWRVAVGHTHQRKWEGLPIDEANRKAMALRSEIRALLRTE from the coding sequence ATGAAAACGACCCGCAATCTGCTAATAATTGTGTTGCTGTTTTTGTTCGCATGTTCAACGGATCACGGACCGGAAAGCAAGTTTTTGCGCGGGCGAATCCTGATATTGGGTGACAGCATCACCCACACCGGAATTTTCGTCAGCTTTCTGGAATACGAACTTGCCAGAAAATTCCCGGAAGCGGAAATGGATATCATCGCGATCGGGCTTTCCAGCGAAACAGCGTCTTGTCAAACAGAATCGGATCGCGAATTTCCGCGCCCCTGCGTTCACGAACGGTTGGACAGTGCGCTCGACAAGCTAAAACCGGATGTCGTGTTTTCATGTTACGGGATGAACGACGGTTTGTACACCACTCAAAGTCCGGAAAACATGCAAGCGTATCAAAACGGCATCACAAAACTAATGGAAAAAGTATTCGCGACCGGTGCAAAGCTGGTTTTGTTGACCCCGCCGCCATTCGATCCGCTTGCTGCAAAAGAGAAGGTAACTTGCAGCGATTCTGCCGGATACAATTATTTCCACCCCTATTGCCATTACGACAGCGTGCTGGCGGACTACGCCGATTGGACGATGACGTTGAAAAATGAGAATCTCGCGACGATCGATTTGAACGCAGTGATGACCGGTTTTATCCGCGAGCAGCGCAAAACGGAAAGCACGTTTGTGCTCAGCCCGGATGGTGTTCACCCGGATTCTGCCGGGCATTGGTTGATGGCGCGAACCATTTTGAATGCGTTGGGTGTGGATAGCGAAAATGGAAATATCGCAGCGGTTGCCGCAGAAAAAAGCCGCACGCCGCTATTCAAAAAAATTGACGAACGGCGGACAATTTTATCCGATGCATGGCGGGTGGCCGTCGGGCACACCCATCAACGGAAATGGGAAGGTTTGCCGATTGACGAAGCAAACCGGAAGGCAATGGCGTTGCGATCGGAAATTCGCGCGCTGCTCCGGACGGAATGA
- a CDS encoding VOC family protein encodes MSSENQINYVEFQSKDIAKTKTFFSAVFGWSFTDWGEEYASFNDGKIDGGIYRSDNAASVENGSVLIIFYGEHLEDLREKVQVNGGKISRDIFSFPGGRRFHFIEPGGNELAIWSDK; translated from the coding sequence ATGAGCAGTGAAAATCAAATCAATTACGTCGAATTTCAATCGAAAGATATAGCCAAAACCAAAACATTTTTTTCGGCAGTTTTTGGCTGGTCTTTCACCGACTGGGGCGAAGAATATGCCAGTTTTAACGACGGAAAAATTGATGGCGGCATTTACCGTTCCGATAACGCTGCATCCGTGGAAAACGGCAGCGTGCTGATTATTTTTTACGGCGAACATCTGGAAGATTTACGCGAAAAAGTGCAGGTAAATGGCGGTAAAATCAGTCGGGATATTTTCTCTTTCCCCGGCGGACGTCGCTTCCACTTTATCGAACCCGGCGGTAACGAGTTGGCAATCTGGTCTGACAAATAA